One Sanguibacter sp. HDW7 DNA window includes the following coding sequences:
- a CDS encoding histidine phosphatase family protein gives MSPSEPAPSQHAASGGMQRGASRGEPATFVVVRHGRTEATEAGLWTGGTQPGPGLSSGGRIDAARAADLVARVGGDRWGDLPRVSEILASPTVRTQETAAALGRRLGLHVQIEPDLREADLGAWDGLTGEQIEALAPGSVREWHATGTLAAPEGESPADVAARVDALLARLVPGREGRAVALVAHTIVVRSVVASALALPASSISRVRIPPGGVVVVRRWADGVGELVASGVVPA, from the coding sequence GTGAGCCCGTCGGAGCCCGCTCCGTCGCAGCACGCGGCGTCGGGCGGCATGCAGCGCGGTGCGTCGCGCGGTGAGCCCGCGACGTTCGTCGTCGTGCGCCACGGGCGCACCGAGGCGACCGAGGCGGGGCTCTGGACCGGTGGCACGCAGCCCGGACCCGGGCTGTCGTCGGGCGGTCGCATCGACGCGGCCCGCGCCGCGGACCTCGTCGCGCGCGTCGGCGGCGACCGCTGGGGCGACCTGCCCCGCGTGAGCGAGATCCTTGCCTCGCCGACGGTCCGGACGCAGGAGACCGCAGCTGCGCTCGGGCGTCGGCTCGGGCTGCACGTGCAGATCGAGCCGGACCTGCGCGAGGCCGACCTCGGAGCGTGGGACGGGCTCACGGGCGAGCAGATCGAGGCGCTCGCGCCCGGCTCCGTGCGGGAGTGGCACGCGACGGGGACGCTTGCGGCTCCCGAGGGGGAGTCGCCTGCGGACGTCGCGGCACGCGTCGACGCGCTTCTCGCGCGGCTCGTGCCAGGTCGCGAGGGACGTGCCGTGGCGCTCGTCGCGCACACGATCGTCGTGCGGTCGGTCGTCGCGTCGGCGCTCGCCCTGCCCGCGTCGTCGATCAGCCGCGTCCGGATCCCGCCGGGTGGCGTCGTCGTCGTACGGCGGTGGGCCGACGGCGTCGGGGAGCTCGTCGCGAGCGGGGTCGTCCCGGCCTGA
- a CDS encoding zinc ribbon domain-containing protein, with the protein MATAPAADQARLLDVQALDTRLDQIAHKRSHHPTLARLAELDGQLGDLHASLVASRTAVADLRRELTKAEDDVTQVRERAERNQKRLDSGAVSAKDATALLSENESLAKRQEVLEEIEIDVMERLEAHETALTGVEQAHAALVAAQEEVVAERDAAYAELDGQSRDVAGQRAGAVDGLDAGLVANYEKLRARLGGIAVAALRHGRSEASGMPVSPVELSRIKALGPDELVYCEDTGRLLVRGEDAF; encoded by the coding sequence ATGGCGACCGCTCCCGCCGCGGACCAGGCCCGGCTGCTCGACGTCCAGGCGCTCGACACGCGTCTCGACCAGATCGCGCACAAGCGGTCCCACCACCCGACGCTCGCGCGCCTCGCGGAGCTCGACGGTCAGCTCGGCGACCTCCACGCGTCGCTCGTCGCGTCGCGCACAGCGGTCGCGGACCTGCGCCGCGAGCTGACGAAGGCGGAGGACGACGTCACGCAGGTGCGCGAGCGCGCCGAGCGCAACCAGAAGCGCCTCGACTCGGGTGCGGTCTCCGCGAAGGACGCGACCGCGCTCCTCAGCGAGAACGAGTCCCTCGCGAAGCGCCAGGAGGTGCTCGAGGAGATCGAGATCGACGTCATGGAGCGCCTCGAGGCTCACGAGACCGCGCTGACCGGGGTCGAGCAGGCCCACGCTGCGCTCGTCGCCGCGCAGGAGGAGGTCGTCGCCGAGCGCGACGCCGCGTACGCCGAGCTCGACGGCCAGTCGCGCGACGTCGCCGGGCAGCGCGCAGGTGCTGTCGACGGGCTCGACGCGGGCCTCGTCGCAAACTACGAGAAGCTGCGCGCGCGCCTCGGCGGCATCGCGGTCGCCGCGCTGCGGCACGGCCGCTCGGAGGCGTCGGGCATGCCCGTGAGCCCCGTCGAGCTCTCACGCATCAAGGCTCTCGGCCCCGACGAGCTCGTCTACTGCGAGGACACGGGCCGCCTCCTCGTGCGCGGCGAGGACGCGTTCTGA
- a CDS encoding Nif3-like dinuclear metal center hexameric protein encodes MTQPTLGEVVDLVHTWYPPATAEGWDAVGLVAGDPAEPVRRILVALDPVAAVVDEALAWDADLVLTHHPLLLRGVHAVTADDPKGAIVHRLVRGGCALLASHTNADVAESGVAEALAELLGLRDVRPVVPDAEGATGAGRMGELPAPLTLRDLAAHAAAVLPPTPQGVRVAGDLDALVRTIAVLPGSDDTRFAEAAAAGADVYVSSDLKHHPVSEQRERARLGDGRPFVLDTAHWASESPWLRVVAARLTAELAARGHDVEVRVSEQRTDPWTARVASPGFP; translated from the coding sequence ATGACGCAGCCGACGCTCGGCGAGGTCGTCGACCTCGTCCACACCTGGTACCCGCCGGCGACGGCGGAGGGCTGGGACGCCGTCGGGCTCGTCGCGGGCGATCCCGCGGAGCCGGTGCGACGGATCCTCGTCGCGCTCGACCCGGTCGCGGCCGTCGTCGACGAGGCGCTCGCGTGGGACGCGGACCTCGTGCTCACGCACCACCCGCTGCTGCTGCGTGGCGTGCACGCCGTGACGGCCGACGACCCCAAGGGCGCGATCGTCCACCGGCTCGTGCGGGGCGGCTGCGCGCTGCTCGCGTCGCACACCAACGCGGACGTCGCGGAGTCGGGCGTCGCGGAGGCCCTCGCTGAGCTGCTCGGGCTGCGCGACGTGCGGCCCGTCGTGCCGGACGCCGAGGGCGCCACGGGCGCCGGCCGCATGGGGGAGCTGCCCGCCCCGCTCACGTTGCGCGACCTTGCCGCCCACGCGGCGGCCGTCCTGCCGCCCACGCCGCAGGGCGTGCGCGTCGCGGGAGACCTCGACGCTCTCGTGCGGACCATCGCGGTGCTGCCCGGCTCGGACGACACGCGCTTCGCGGAGGCGGCTGCGGCGGGGGCCGACGTCTACGTCTCCTCGGACCTCAAGCACCACCCGGTCTCCGAGCAGCGCGAGCGCGCGCGCCTGGGCGACGGGCGCCCGTTCGTCCTCGACACGGCGCACTGGGCGAGCGAGTCGCCGTGGTTGCGCGTCGTCGCGGCGCGGCTCACGGCCGAGCTCGCCGCGCGCGGCCACGACGTCGAGGTGCGCGTGAGCGAGCAGCGCACGGACCCGTGGACGGCCCGCGTCGCCTCACCAGGCTTCCCCTGA
- a CDS encoding SDR family oxidoreductase, giving the protein MRLDLTGTSVLVTGGALGMGRLYAERALREGATHVDLWDRDAERLASTAAELAASAPGARVSTTVVDMGDASAVAAAAEAHLAEHGAPHVLINNAGVVRGALFWEHDVERDVVGTMAINAIGPMVLARTLLPAMLAGGVERRILNVASAAATLSNPRMSVYAASKWALLGWSDSLRLELERTGNGHVRVTTFCPSYISTGMFEGARGPLLTPLMTPEVAVDRAWRAMLAGRPQRLTPWTVGLGKTVRGMLPLAAWDVVADKIFKVYGSMDDFRGRTGAPAGKD; this is encoded by the coding sequence ATGAGACTCGACCTCACGGGCACGTCGGTGCTCGTCACCGGTGGCGCCCTCGGCATGGGCCGCCTGTACGCCGAGCGTGCGCTGCGCGAGGGCGCGACGCACGTCGACCTGTGGGACCGCGACGCGGAACGTCTCGCGTCGACGGCCGCGGAGCTCGCGGCGTCGGCGCCCGGCGCGCGCGTGTCGACGACCGTCGTCGACATGGGCGACGCGTCCGCCGTCGCGGCGGCCGCGGAGGCGCACCTCGCGGAGCACGGGGCGCCCCACGTCCTCATCAACAACGCGGGCGTCGTACGCGGCGCTCTGTTCTGGGAGCACGACGTCGAGCGTGACGTCGTCGGAACGATGGCGATCAACGCGATCGGCCCCATGGTGCTCGCCCGCACGCTCCTCCCGGCGATGCTCGCCGGCGGCGTCGAGCGCCGTATCCTCAACGTCGCGTCGGCCGCGGCCACCCTCTCGAACCCGCGCATGAGCGTGTACGCGGCCTCGAAGTGGGCCCTGCTCGGCTGGTCGGACTCGCTGCGGCTCGAGCTCGAGCGCACGGGCAACGGCCACGTGCGTGTGACGACGTTCTGCCCGTCGTACATCTCGACGGGCATGTTCGAGGGCGCCAGGGGGCCGCTGCTCACGCCTCTCATGACGCCCGAGGTCGCTGTCGACCGGGCGTGGCGCGCGATGCTCGCGGGACGCCCGCAGCGGCTCACACCGTGGACTGTCGGCCTCGGCAAGACGGTCCGCGGGATGCTGCCGCTCGCCGCGTGGGACGTCGTCGCGGACAAGATCTTCAAGGTCTACGGGTCGATGGACGACTTCCGCGGGCGCACGGGCGCCCCTGCGGGGAAGGACTGA
- a CDS encoding GH36-type glycosyl hydrolase domain-containing protein, whose protein sequence is MKYGHFDTAVDEYVIERPDVPVSWTNYLGSKNLCTVLSHNGGGYSYYKSSQQGRVTRFRPNGVPLDRPGHYVYLRDDADGDFWTVSWQPVGKPLEGEGAARYTTRHGLGYSTFEASYKGIDASQTIFIPVDDDVEIWDTTVTNTSDVERTLTVGSYVEFSFHTITIDNQNLQMSLYSSGSSYDDGIIEYDFYYEPWTHHFFASSEEPSSYDSLRDSFIGPYRSESNPIAIERGEGTNQSATTQNHCGALLHKVTLAPGETKRLVFMLGYGSRDAAGRAMKAKYSIPANVDAERARLRAFWRAKQDKLQIRTPHEGMNTMINSWTLLQAETCVQWSRFASFVEVGGRAGLGYRDTAQDVMSVIHSNPTKTLQRIVELLRAQVSSGYGLHLFDPEAFNPDAEPLPDVPSPTIVPRGNAADLIHGLEDTCSDDHLWLVPSVVEYVKETGDLAFLDRVIPFADGPDATVYEHLVAALDFSAQQIGANGVALGLRADWNDCLNLGGGETSLVTFLHAWAIGAFLEIARPLGRTADVERFEAERDRIAQVADTQLWDGEWWIRGYTRDGVKIGSKDNEEGKIFLEHQAWPVIAGITSQERGIASMDSVTKLLGSEYGSHLNWPAFTKVDDTVGFVTRVYPGIKENAAIFSHPNAWPIIAEAMLGRGDEAVALYDAILPYNQNENIEVRGAEPYAYVQFIYGRDHEWFGKAQNPWLTGTAGWMYTAATKYILGVRLELDGLVVSPSIPKDWDGFEVTRQWRDATYEIVVTNPNHVSTGVASITVDGVAHDPATAIPAAPAGSVVKVEVVLG, encoded by the coding sequence ATGAAGTACGGCCACTTCGACACCGCTGTCGACGAGTACGTGATCGAGCGTCCCGACGTCCCCGTCTCCTGGACGAACTACCTCGGTTCGAAGAACCTCTGCACGGTGCTCTCGCACAACGGCGGCGGCTACTCGTACTACAAGAGCTCGCAGCAGGGTCGCGTCACGCGCTTCCGCCCCAACGGCGTGCCGCTGGACCGCCCCGGCCACTACGTCTACCTGCGCGACGACGCGGACGGCGACTTCTGGACCGTCTCGTGGCAGCCCGTCGGCAAGCCGCTCGAGGGTGAGGGCGCGGCGCGCTACACGACGCGCCACGGTCTGGGCTACTCGACGTTCGAGGCGTCCTACAAGGGCATCGACGCGTCGCAGACGATCTTCATCCCCGTGGACGACGACGTCGAGATCTGGGACACGACGGTGACGAACACGTCCGACGTCGAGCGCACGCTCACCGTCGGCTCGTACGTGGAGTTCTCGTTCCACACGATCACGATCGACAACCAGAACCTCCAGATGTCGCTGTACTCCTCGGGCTCGTCGTACGACGACGGCATTATCGAGTACGACTTCTACTACGAGCCGTGGACGCACCACTTCTTCGCGTCCTCGGAGGAGCCCAGCTCGTACGACTCGCTGCGTGACAGCTTTATCGGCCCGTACCGCTCCGAGTCCAACCCCATCGCCATCGAGCGCGGCGAGGGCACCAACCAGAGCGCGACGACGCAGAACCACTGCGGCGCCCTGCTCCACAAGGTGACGCTCGCCCCGGGCGAGACCAAGCGCCTCGTCTTCATGCTCGGCTACGGCTCGCGCGACGCGGCCGGCCGCGCCATGAAGGCCAAGTACTCGATCCCCGCGAACGTCGACGCCGAGCGCGCGCGCCTGCGTGCCTTCTGGCGCGCCAAGCAGGACAAGCTGCAGATCCGCACGCCCCACGAGGGCATGAACACCATGATCAACTCCTGGACGCTGCTCCAGGCGGAGACGTGCGTGCAGTGGTCCCGCTTCGCGTCGTTCGTCGAGGTCGGCGGTCGTGCCGGGCTCGGCTACCGCGACACGGCGCAGGACGTCATGAGCGTCATCCACTCCAACCCGACGAAGACGCTCCAGCGCATCGTCGAGCTGCTCCGCGCGCAGGTGTCCTCGGGCTACGGCCTGCACCTGTTCGACCCCGAGGCGTTCAACCCGGACGCCGAGCCGCTTCCGGACGTCCCGTCGCCGACGATCGTCCCGCGCGGCAACGCGGCCGACCTCATCCACGGCCTCGAGGACACGTGCTCGGACGACCACCTGTGGCTCGTCCCGTCGGTCGTCGAGTACGTCAAGGAGACGGGTGACCTCGCGTTCCTCGACCGCGTCATCCCGTTCGCGGATGGCCCCGACGCCACCGTGTACGAGCACCTCGTCGCGGCGCTCGACTTCTCCGCGCAGCAGATCGGCGCGAACGGCGTCGCCCTCGGCCTGCGTGCCGACTGGAACGACTGCCTCAACCTCGGCGGCGGCGAGACGTCCCTCGTGACGTTCCTCCACGCGTGGGCGATCGGCGCGTTCCTCGAGATCGCCCGCCCGCTCGGCCGCACGGCCGACGTCGAGCGCTTCGAGGCCGAGCGCGACCGCATCGCTCAGGTCGCCGACACCCAGCTGTGGGACGGCGAGTGGTGGATCCGCGGCTACACGCGCGACGGCGTGAAGATCGGCTCGAAGGACAACGAGGAGGGCAAGATCTTCCTCGAGCACCAGGCGTGGCCCGTCATCGCCGGCATCACCTCCCAGGAGCGTGGCATCGCGTCGATGGACTCGGTGACCAAGCTCCTCGGCTCGGAGTACGGTTCGCACCTCAACTGGCCCGCGTTCACGAAGGTCGACGACACGGTCGGCTTCGTCACGCGCGTCTACCCGGGCATCAAGGAGAACGCCGCGATCTTCTCCCACCCGAACGCCTGGCCGATCATCGCCGAGGCGATGCTCGGGCGCGGTGACGAGGCGGTCGCGCTCTACGACGCGATCCTCCCGTACAACCAGAACGAGAACATCGAGGTCCGCGGCGCCGAGCCGTACGCGTACGTCCAGTTCATCTACGGCCGCGACCACGAGTGGTTCGGCAAGGCGCAGAACCCGTGGCTCACGGGTACGGCCGGCTGGATGTACACGGCGGCGACGAAGTACATCCTCGGTGTGCGCCTCGAGCTCGACGGCCTCGTCGTCTCCCCGTCGATCCCCAAGGACTGGGACGGCTTCGAGGTGACGCGCCAGTGGCGCGACGCGACGTACGAGATCGTCGTGACGAACCCGAACCACGTGAGCACGGGCGTCGCCTCGATCACCGTCGACGGTGTCGCGCACGACCCGGCGACGGCGATCCCGGCCGCCCCGGCCGGCTCGGTCGTCAAGGTCGAGGTCGTCCTCGGCTGA